One Acanthochromis polyacanthus isolate Apoly-LR-REF ecotype Palm Island chromosome 6, KAUST_Apoly_ChrSc, whole genome shotgun sequence DNA segment encodes these proteins:
- the LOC127534566 gene encoding mucin-19-like isoform X9 — MLTQTAAGQTPAGQTSALAGQTSAGQTSAGQTSADQTSAGQTPAGQTPAGQTPAGQTSAGQTSAGQTSAGQTSADQTSAGQTPAGQTPAGQTSAGQTSAGQTPAGQTPAGQTPAGQTPAGQTSAGQTSAGQTSAGHTSAGQTSTGQTPAGQTPAGQTSAGQTSAGQTPAGQTSAGQTSAGQTPAGQTSAGQKSAGQTPAGQTSAGQTSAGQISASAGQTSAGQTSAGQTPAGQTPAGQTSAGQTSAGQTSAGQTSTGQTSAGQTPAGQTPAGQTPAGQTSAGQTSAGQTPAGQTPAGQTSAGQTSAGQTSAGQTPAGQTPAGQTPAGQTSTGQTSAGQTSAGQTPAGQTPAGQTSAGQTPAGQTSAGQTSAGQTSAGQPSTSAGQTSVGHTSASAGQTSASAGQTSASAGQTSAGQTSEGQTSAGQTLAGQTSAGQTSVGQTSAGQTSAGQTSAGQPSTSAGQTSAGQTPAGQTSAGQTSAGQTSAGQTSAGQTPAGQTPAGQTSAGQTPAGQTSAGQTSAGQTSAGQPSTSAGQTSVGHTSASAGQTSTSAGQTSASAGQTSASAGQTSASAGQTSAGQTSEGQTSASAGQTSAGQTSEGQTSAGQTLAGQTSAGQTSVGQTSAGQTSAGQTSAGQTSAGQTSAGQTLAGQTSAGQTSAGQPSTSAGQTSAGQTPAGQTSAGQTSAGQTSAGQTSASAGQTSASAGQTSAGQTSAGQTPAGQTSAGQTSAPAGQTSSDQTSAGQTSAGQTSASAGQTSASAGQTSASEGQTSASAGQTSAGQTSAGQTSADQTSAGQTSAGQTSAGQTSAGQTSAGQTSAGQTSAGQTSAGQTSAGQTSASAGQTSAGQTWAGQTSASAGQTSAGQPSTSAGQTSVGHTSASAGQTSASAGQTSAGQTSEGQTSASAGQTSAGQTSEGQTSAGQTLAGQTSAGQTSVGQTSAGQTSAGQTSAGQTSAGQTSAGQTLAGQTSTGQTSVGQTSAGQTSAGQTSAGQPSTSAGQTSAGQTPAGQTSAGQTSAGQTSAGQTSASAGQTSASAGQTSAGQTSAGQTPAGQTSAGQTSAPAGQTSSDQTSAGQTSAGQTSASAGQTSASAGQTSASEGQTSASAGQTSASAGQTSASAGQTSAGQTSAGQTSADQTSAGQTSAGQTSAGQTSASAGQTSAGQTSAGQTSAGQTSAGQTSASAGQTSAGQTSAD, encoded by the exons ATGCTAACACAGACTGCAGCAGGTCAAACaccggcaggtcaaacatcagcattggcaggtcagacatcggcaggtcaaacatcggcAGGTCAGACATCAGCAGATcaaacatcggcaggtcaaacaccggcaggtcaaacaccggcaggtcaaacaccggcaggtcagacatcggcaggtcagacatcggcaggtcaaacatcggcAGGTCAGACATCAGCAGATcaaacatcggcaggtcaaacaccggcaggtcaaacaccggcaggtcagacatcggcaggtcagacatcggcaggtcagacaccggcaggtcaaacaccggcaggtcagacaccggcaggtcagacaccggcaggtcagacatcggcaggtcagacatcggCTGGTCAAACATCGGCGGGTCACACATCGGCGGGTCAGACATCGACTGGTCAGACACCGGCTGGTCAGACACcggcaggtcagacatcggcaggtcagacatcggcaggtcagacaccggcaggtcagacatcggcaggtcagacatcggcaggtcagacaccggcaggtcagacatcggcaggtcaaaaatcggcaggtcaaacaccggcaggtcagacatcggCGGGTCAAACATCGGCGGGTCAAATATCAGCATcggcaggtcagacatcggcaggtcagacatcggcaggtcagacaccggcaggtcaaacaccggcaggtcagacatcggcaggtcaaacatcggcTGGTCAAACATCGGCGGGTCAAACATCGACTGGTcaaacatcggcaggtcaaacaccggcaggtcagacaccggcaggtcaaacaccggcaggtcaaacatcggcaggtcagacatcggCTGGTCAGACACCGGCTGGTCAGACACcggcaggtcagacatcggcaggtcagacatcggcaggtcagacatcggCAGGTCAGACACCGGCAGGTCAAACACCGGCAGGTCAAACACCGGCAGGTCAGACATCGACTGGTcaaacatcggcaggtcaaacatcggcaggtcagacaccggcaggtcaaacaccggcaggtcagacatcggcaggtcaaacaccggcaggtcaaacatcggcGGGTCAAACATCGGCTGGTcaaacatcggcaggtcaaCCATcaacatcggcaggtcaaacatcggTGGGTCATACATCagcatcggcaggtcaaacatcagcatcggcaggtcaaacatcagcatcggcag gtcaaacatcggcGGGTCAAACATCGGAAGGTCAAACATCAGCAGGTCAAACACTggcag GTCAGACATCGGCGGGTCAAACATCGGTGGGTCAAACATCGGCTGGTcaaacatcggcaggtcaaacatcggcaggtcaaCCATcaacatcggcaggtcaaacatcagCAGGTCAAACACcggcaggtcagacatcggCGGGTCAAACATCGGCGGGTcaaacatcggcaggtcaaacatcggcaggtcagacaccggcaggtcaaacaccggcaggtcagacatcggcaggtcaaacaccggcaggtcaaacatcggcGGGTCAAACATCGGCTGGTcaaacatcggcaggtcaaCCATcaacatcggcaggtcaaacatcggTGGGTCATACATCagcatcggcaggtcaaacatcaacatcggcaggtcaaacatcagcatcggcaggtcaaacatcagcatcggcaggtcaaacatcagcatcggcaggtcaaacatcggcGGGTCAAACATCGGAAGGTCAAACATCagcatcggcaggtcaaacatcggcGGGTCAAACATCGGAAGGTCAAACATCAGCAGGTCAAACACTGGCAGGTCAGACATCGGCGGGTCAAACATCGGTGGGTCAAACATcggcaggtcagacatcggcaggtcaaacatcggcaggtcagacatcggcaggtcaaacatcggcaggtcaaacactggcaggtcagacatcggcgggtcaaacatcggcaggtcaaCCATcaacatcggcaggtcaaacatcagCAGGTCAAACACcggcaggtcagacatcggCGGGTCAAACATCGGCGGGTCAAACATCGGCTGGTCAAACATCagcatcggcaggtcaaacatcagcatcggcaggtcaaacatcggcaggtcaaacatcggcaggtcaaacaccggcaggtcaaacatcggcTGGTCAAACATCAGCaccggcaggtcaaacatcgtCAGATcaaacatcggcaggtcaaacatcggcgggtcaaacatcagcatcggcaggtcaaacatcagcatcggctggtcaaacatcagcatcggaaggtcaaacatcagcatcggcaggtcaaacatcggcaggtcaaacatccGCAGGTCAGACATCGGCAGATCAGACATCGGCGGGTcaaacatcggcaggtcaaacatcggcaggtcagacatcggcaggtcaaacatcggcaggtcagacatcggcaggtcaaacatcggcaggtcagacatcggcaggtcaaacatcggcaggtcaaacatcagcatcggcaggtcagacatcggcaggtcaaacatgggcaggtcaaacatcagcatcggctggtcaaacatcggcaggtcaaCCATcaacatcggcaggtcaaacatcggTGGGTCATACATCagcatcggcaggtcaaacatcagcatcggcaggtcaaacatcggcGGGTCAAACATCGGAAGGTCAAACATCagcatcggcaggtcaaacatcggcGGGCCAAACATCGGAAGGTCAAACATCAGCAGGTCAAACACTGGCAGGTCAGACATCGGCGGGTCAAACATCGGTGGGTCAAACATcggcaggtcagacatcggcaggtcaaacatcggcaggtcagacatcggcaggtcaaacatcggcaggtcaaacactGGCAGGTCAGACATCGACGGGTCAAACATCGGTGGGTCAAACATCGGCTGGTcaaacatcggcaggtcaaacatcggcaggtcaaCCATcaacatcggcaggtcaaacatcagCAGGTCAAACACcggcaggtcagacatcggCGGGTCAAACATCGGCGGGTCAAACATCGGCTGGTCAAACATCagcatcggcaggtcaaacatcagcatcggcaggtcaaacatcggcaggtcaaacatcggcaggtcaaacaccggcaggtcaaacatcggcTGGTCAAACATCAGCaccggcaggtcaaacatcgtCAGATcaaacatcggcaggtcaaacatcggcgggtcaaacatcagcatcggcaggtcaaacatcagcatcggctggtcaaacatcagcatcggaaggtcaaacatcagcatcggcaggtcaaacatcagcatcggcaggtcaaacatcagcatcggcaggtcaaacatcggcaggtcaaacatcggcaggtcagacatcggCAGATCAGACATCGGCGGGTcaaacatcggcaggtcaaacatcggcaggtcaaacatcagcatcggcaggtcaaacatcggcaggtcagacatcggcaggtcagacatcggcaggtcaaacatcggcaggtcaaacatcagcatcggcaggtcaaacatcggcaggtcaaacatcagCAGATTAG
- the LOC127534566 gene encoding mucin-19-like isoform X36 — MLTQTAAGQTPAGQTSALAGQTSAGQTSAGQTSADQTSAGQTPAGQTPAGQTPAGQTSAGQTSAGQTSAGQTSADQTSAGQTPAGQTPAGQTSAGQTSAGQTPAGQTPAGQTPAGQTPAGQTSAGQTSAGQTSAGHTSAGQTSTGQTPAGQTPAGQTSAGQTSAGQTPAGQTSAGQTSAGQTPAGQTSAGQKSAGQTPAGQTSAGQTSAGQISASAGQTSAGQTSAGQTPAGQTPAGQTSAGQTSAGQTSAGQTSTGQTSAGQTPAGQTPAGQTPAGQTSAGQTSAGQTPAGQTPAGQTSAGQTSAGQTSAGQTPAGQTPAGQTPAGQTSTGQTSAGQTSAGQTPAGQTPAGQTSAGQTPAGQTSAGQTSAGQTSAGQPSTSAGQTSVGHTSASAGQTSASAGQTSASAGQTSAGQTSEGQTSASAGQTSAGQTSAGQTSADQTSAGQTSAGQTSAGQTSAGQTSAGQTSAGQTSAGQTSAGQTSAGQTSASAGQTSAGQTWAGQTSASAGQTSAGQPSTSAGQTSVGHTSASAGQTSASAGQTSAGQTSEGQTSASAGQTSAGQTSEGQTSAGQTLAGQTSAGQTSVGQTSAGQTSAGQTSAGQTSAGQTSAGQTLAGQTSTGQTSVGQTSAGQTSAGQTSAGQPSTSAGQTSAGQTPAGQTSAGQTSAGQTSAGQTSASAGQTSASAGQTSAGQTSAGQTPAGQTSAGQTSAPAGQTSSDQTSAGQTSAGQTSASAGQTSASAGQTSASEGQTSASAGQTSASAGQTSASAGQTSAGQTSAGQTSADQTSAGQTSAGQTSAGQTSASAGQTSAGQTSAGQTSAGQTSAGQTSASAGQTSAGQTSAD, encoded by the exons ATGCTAACACAGACTGCAGCAGGTCAAACaccggcaggtcaaacatcagcattggcaggtcagacatcggcaggtcaaacatcggcAGGTCAGACATCAGCAGATcaaacatcggcaggtcaaacaccggcaggtcaaacaccggcaggtcaaacaccggcaggtcagacatcggcaggtcagacatcggcaggtcaaacatcggcAGGTCAGACATCAGCAGATcaaacatcggcaggtcaaacaccggcaggtcaaacaccggcaggtcagacatcggcaggtcagacatcggcaggtcagacaccggcaggtcaaacaccggcaggtcagacaccggcaggtcagacaccggcaggtcagacatcggcaggtcagacatcggCTGGTCAAACATCGGCGGGTCACACATCGGCGGGTCAGACATCGACTGGTCAGACACCGGCTGGTCAGACACcggcaggtcagacatcggcaggtcagacatcggcaggtcagacaccggcaggtcagacatcggcaggtcagacatcggcaggtcagacaccggcaggtcagacatcggcaggtcaaaaatcggcaggtcaaacaccggcaggtcagacatcggCGGGTCAAACATCGGCGGGTCAAATATCAGCATcggcaggtcagacatcggcaggtcagacatcggcaggtcagacaccggcaggtcaaacaccggcaggtcagacatcggcaggtcaaacatcggcTGGTCAAACATCGGCGGGTCAAACATCGACTGGTcaaacatcggcaggtcaaacaccggcaggtcagacaccggcaggtcaaacaccggcaggtcaaacatcggcaggtcagacatcggCTGGTCAGACACCGGCTGGTCAGACACcggcaggtcagacatcggcaggtcagacatcggcaggtcagacatcggCAGGTCAGACACCGGCAGGTCAAACACCGGCAGGTCAAACACCGGCAGGTCAGACATCGACTGGTcaaacatcggcaggtcaaacatcggcaggtcagacaccggcaggtcaaacaccggcaggtcagacatcggcaggtcaaacaccggcaggtcaaacatcggcGGGTCAAACATCGGCTGGTcaaacatcggcaggtcaaCCATcaacatcggcaggtcaaacatcggTGGGTCATACATCagcatcggcaggtcaaacatcagcatcggcaggtcaaacatcagcatcggcag gtcaaacatcggcGGGTCAAACATCGGAAG gtcaaacatcagcatcggcaggtcaaacatcggcaggtcaaacatccGCAGGTCAGACATCGGCAGATCAGACATCGGCGGGTcaaacatcggcaggtcaaacatcggcaggtcagacatcggcaggtcaaacatcggcaggtcagacatcggcaggtcaaacatcggcaggtcagacatcggcaggtcaaacatcggcaggtcaaacatcagcatcggcaggtcagacatcggcaggtcaaacatgggcaggtcaaacatcagcatcggctggtcaaacatcggcaggtcaaCCATcaacatcggcaggtcaaacatcggTGGGTCATACATCagcatcggcaggtcaaacatcagcatcggcaggtcaaacatcggcGGGTCAAACATCGGAAGGTCAAACATCagcatcggcaggtcaaacatcggcGGGCCAAACATCGGAAGGTCAAACATCAGCAGGTCAAACACTGGCAGGTCAGACATCGGCGGGTCAAACATCGGTGGGTCAAACATcggcaggtcagacatcggcaggtcaaacatcggcaggtcagacatcggcaggtcaaacatcggcaggtcaaacactGGCAGGTCAGACATCGACGGGTCAAACATCGGTGGGTCAAACATCGGCTGGTcaaacatcggcaggtcaaacatcggcaggtcaaCCATcaacatcggcaggtcaaacatcagCAGGTCAAACACcggcaggtcagacatcggCGGGTCAAACATCGGCGGGTCAAACATCGGCTGGTCAAACATCagcatcggcaggtcaaacatcagcatcggcaggtcaaacatcggcaggtcaaacatcggcaggtcaaacaccggcaggtcaaacatcggcTGGTCAAACATCAGCaccggcaggtcaaacatcgtCAGATcaaacatcggcaggtcaaacatcggcgggtcaaacatcagcatcggcaggtcaaacatcagcatcggctggtcaaacatcagcatcggaaggtcaaacatcagcatcggcaggtcaaacatcagcatcggcaggtcaaacatcagcatcggcaggtcaaacatcggcaggtcaaacatcggcaggtcagacatcggCAGATCAGACATCGGCGGGTcaaacatcggcaggtcaaacatcggcaggtcaaacatcagcatcggcaggtcaaacatcggcaggtcagacatcggcaggtcagacatcggcaggtcaaacatcggcaggtcaaacatcagcatcggcaggtcaaacatcggcaggtcaaacatcagCAGATTAG
- the LOC127534566 gene encoding mucin-19-like isoform X37, translated as MLTQTAAGQTPAGQTSALAGQTSAGQTSAGQTSADQTSAGQTPAGQTPAGQTPAGQTSAGQTSAGQTSAGQTSADQTSAGQTPAGQTPAGQTSAGQTSAGQTPAGQTPAGQTPAGQTPAGQTSAGQTSAGQTSAGHTSAGQTSTGQTPAGQTPAGQTSAGQTSAGQTPAGQTSAGQTSAGQTPAGQTSAGQKSAGQTPAGQTSAGQTSAGQISASAGQTSAGQTSAGQTPAGQTPAGQTSAGQTSAGQTSAGQTSTGQTSAGQTPAGQTPAGQTPAGQTSAGQTSAGQTPAGQTPAGQTSAGQTSAGQTSAGQTPAGQTPAGQTPAGQTSTGQTSAGQTSAGQTPAGQTPAGQTSAGQTPAGQTSAGQTSAGQTSAGQPSTSAGQTSVGHTSASAGQTSASAGQTSAGQTSEGQTSASAGQTSAGQTSAGQTSADQTSAGQTSAGQTSAGQTSAGQTSAGQTSAGQTSAGQTSAGQTSAGQTSASAGQTSAGQTWAGQTSASAGQTSAGQPSTSAGQTSVGHTSASAGQTSASAGQTSAGQTSEGQTSASAGQTSAGQTSEGQTSAGQTLAGQTSAGQTSVGQTSAGQTSAGQTSAGQTSAGQTSAGQTLAGQTSTGQTSVGQTSAGQTSAGQTSAGQPSTSAGQTSAGQTPAGQTSAGQTSAGQTSAGQTSASAGQTSASAGQTSAGQTSAGQTPAGQTSAGQTSAPAGQTSSDQTSAGQTSAGQTSASAGQTSASAGQTSASEGQTSASAGQTSASAGQTSASAGQTSAGQTSAGQTSADQTSAGQTSAGQTSAGQTSASAGQTSAGQTSAGQTSAGQTSAGQTSASAGQTSAGQTSAD; from the exons ATGCTAACACAGACTGCAGCAGGTCAAACaccggcaggtcaaacatcagcattggcaggtcagacatcggcaggtcaaacatcggcAGGTCAGACATCAGCAGATcaaacatcggcaggtcaaacaccggcaggtcaaacaccggcaggtcaaacaccggcaggtcagacatcggcaggtcagacatcggcaggtcaaacatcggcAGGTCAGACATCAGCAGATcaaacatcggcaggtcaaacaccggcaggtcaaacaccggcaggtcagacatcggcaggtcagacatcggcaggtcagacaccggcaggtcaaacaccggcaggtcagacaccggcaggtcagacaccggcaggtcagacatcggcaggtcagacatcggCTGGTCAAACATCGGCGGGTCACACATCGGCGGGTCAGACATCGACTGGTCAGACACCGGCTGGTCAGACACcggcaggtcagacatcggcaggtcagacatcggcaggtcagacaccggcaggtcagacatcggcaggtcagacatcggcaggtcagacaccggcaggtcagacatcggcaggtcaaaaatcggcaggtcaaacaccggcaggtcagacatcggCGGGTCAAACATCGGCGGGTCAAATATCAGCATcggcaggtcagacatcggcaggtcagacatcggcaggtcagacaccggcaggtcaaacaccggcaggtcagacatcggcaggtcaaacatcggcTGGTCAAACATCGGCGGGTCAAACATCGACTGGTcaaacatcggcaggtcaaacaccggcaggtcagacaccggcaggtcaaacaccggcaggtcaaacatcggcaggtcagacatcggCTGGTCAGACACCGGCTGGTCAGACACcggcaggtcagacatcggcaggtcagacatcggcaggtcagacatcggCAGGTCAGACACCGGCAGGTCAAACACCGGCAGGTCAAACACCGGCAGGTCAGACATCGACTGGTcaaacatcggcaggtcaaacatcggcaggtcagacaccggcaggtcaaacaccggcaggtcagacatcggcaggtcaaacaccggcaggtcaaacatcggcGGGTCAAACATCGGCTGGTcaaacatcggcaggtcaaCCATcaacatcggcaggtcaaacatcggTGGGTCATACATCagcatcggcaggtcaaacatcagcatcggcag gtcaaacatcggcGGGTCAAACATCGGAAG gtcaaacatcagcatcggcaggtcaaacatcggcaggtcaaacatccGCAGGTCAGACATCGGCAGATCAGACATCGGCGGGTcaaacatcggcaggtcaaacatcggcaggtcagacatcggcaggtcaaacatcggcaggtcagacatcggcaggtcaaacatcggcaggtcagacatcggcaggtcaaacatcggcaggtcaaacatcagcatcggcaggtcagacatcggcaggtcaaacatgggcaggtcaaacatcagcatcggctggtcaaacatcggcaggtcaaCCATcaacatcggcaggtcaaacatcggTGGGTCATACATCagcatcggcaggtcaaacatcagcatcggcaggtcaaacatcggcGGGTCAAACATCGGAAGGTCAAACATCagcatcggcaggtcaaacatcggcGGGCCAAACATCGGAAGGTCAAACATCAGCAGGTCAAACACTGGCAGGTCAGACATCGGCGGGTCAAACATCGGTGGGTCAAACATcggcaggtcagacatcggcaggtcaaacatcggcaggtcagacatcggcaggtcaaacatcggcaggtcaaacactGGCAGGTCAGACATCGACGGGTCAAACATCGGTGGGTCAAACATCGGCTGGTcaaacatcggcaggtcaaacatcggcaggtcaaCCATcaacatcggcaggtcaaacatcagCAGGTCAAACACcggcaggtcagacatcggCGGGTCAAACATCGGCGGGTCAAACATCGGCTGGTCAAACATCagcatcggcaggtcaaacatcagcatcggcaggtcaaacatcggcaggtcaaacatcggcaggtcaaacaccggcaggtcaaacatcggcTGGTCAAACATCAGCaccggcaggtcaaacatcgtCAGATcaaacatcggcaggtcaaacatcggcgggtcaaacatcagcatcggcaggtcaaacatcagcatcggctggtcaaacatcagcatcggaaggtcaaacatcagcatcggcaggtcaaacatcagcatcggcaggtcaaacatcagcatcggcaggtcaaacatcggcaggtcaaacatcggcaggtcagacatcggCAGATCAGACATCGGCGGGTcaaacatcggcaggtcaaacatcggcaggtcaaacatcagcatcggcaggtcaaacatcggcaggtcagacatcggcaggtcagacatcggcaggtcaaacatcggcaggtcaaacatcagcatcggcaggtcaaacatcggcaggtcaaacatcagCAGATTAG